One genomic segment of Nostoc sp. UHCC 0870 includes these proteins:
- a CDS encoding type ISP restriction/modification enzyme: MTFTKDNLRTFMVGTEENRVEALKELLGYPVLQRDPQGSQFWYLRPGENEDEALETCPIAVGFYSELNSATDQEIKKILTSQEKQQEIYGHYANREFEQQPVMYLLLPTKEGTGRVPLVLPTEGGLRQRQIETFQWNDAELIARLNRLKQRELPIATKAVCSIPQVDWVFYPAAKTAGELARALAEAARRIEQTIPKVYKNEGTDGYLHNLLKSFQRELLPKLQLTSDNEKDYSFADIYAQTIAYALFTARVFGYATDKREGREKETHFDRESAWQQLPETNPFLRKLFEDISKQTPKALGDELIGAIADIFGILRAAKMEAILSDFQLKMNREDIVIRFYEDFLAAYKPQMRERRGVYYTPEPVVSYMVRSVDQLLKDKFNKPLGLASPEVMILDPACGTGTFLLWICQLIYQRFQESPEALTEGLTDKSWSGYVRERLLPRIFGFELLMAPYAIAHLKLGLFLEETGYQFSNDKRLGVYLSNTLEDSAYKDVEQLSLPGLGDILAKEASEGAKLKKQEPIMIVIGNPPYSGHSANTNKWIKDLINTYKENCSELSKPGQAKWLSDDYVKFIRFAQWRIDNTGYGILAMITNNGYLDNPTFRGMRQSLMKSFDEMYLLNLHGNTKKKEYTPDGDKDENVFDIQQGVAITLAIKNRKNKKNTVINSHDYWGKREIFDVNKINKTLIGGKYYRLWNDNFINETWMNLFPNSPLFLFTPQNNSFQLEYDEGWKISDIFNINGDPAPGIVTTHDEFAIAWNQNEIIKKVEMLLATNTEEQARNIFRLCSQEQWQYQRAKNELKNNLWRKELTKIIYRPFDTRWTVFNRNVAVHRRERVMRHMLAGENIGLSTTRSIEIGRGWEHIFCTENIIQHHTVSIKEVNYLFPLYLYPDNNEFKTSVLLEKRRPNLSLEFLKAITSKLGYTPTPEAIFYYIYSIFHSPTYRTRYAEFLKKDFPRVPLTNDDELFCQLAVYGQQLVALHLMKSPKLDNLITQFVENDGKCLVDAGYPKYNQGAVIINKKGDKFTGVPQQVWNFYIGGYQVCQKWLKDRKGCTLSDEDIQHYQRIVVSLKETIGIIEKIDEVIPGFPIT; this comes from the coding sequence ATGACTTTCACCAAGGATAATTTGCGTACCTTCATGGTTGGAACAGAAGAAAATCGCGTTGAAGCATTAAAAGAACTGTTAGGATATCCAGTCTTACAACGTGACCCTCAAGGCTCTCAATTTTGGTATTTGCGTCCTGGTGAAAATGAGGATGAGGCTTTAGAAACTTGCCCAATTGCAGTGGGGTTTTATTCTGAATTAAATAGTGCAACAGACCAGGAAATCAAAAAAATTTTAACATCACAAGAAAAGCAGCAAGAAATATACGGTCATTACGCCAATAGAGAATTTGAACAACAGCCTGTAATGTATCTGCTGTTACCTACAAAAGAAGGTACTGGACGAGTGCCGTTGGTGCTGCCAACTGAAGGGGGCCTGCGCCAGCGACAGATTGAAACTTTTCAATGGAACGATGCAGAACTAATAGCACGTTTAAACCGCCTCAAGCAAAGGGAATTACCTATTGCTACTAAAGCTGTATGTTCTATCCCCCAGGTAGATTGGGTATTTTACCCGGCAGCAAAAACAGCAGGCGAACTGGCAAGGGCGCTAGCTGAAGCAGCACGCCGGATTGAGCAAACTATTCCCAAAGTTTATAAAAATGAAGGAACCGATGGTTATCTGCACAACTTGCTAAAGAGTTTTCAACGGGAGTTACTGCCCAAACTGCAACTAACTTCAGATAATGAGAAAGACTATAGTTTCGCTGATATCTATGCCCAAACTATTGCTTATGCTCTCTTTACTGCCAGAGTATTTGGCTATGCAACGGATAAAAGAGAAGGCAGGGAGAAAGAAACTCATTTTGACAGAGAATCAGCTTGGCAGCAGCTACCAGAAACTAACCCATTCCTTCGCAAATTATTTGAGGATATCTCAAAGCAAACACCAAAAGCATTAGGCGATGAGTTAATTGGTGCAATTGCAGATATTTTTGGCATCCTCCGTGCTGCCAAGATGGAGGCGATCCTGTCAGACTTCCAACTGAAGATGAACCGGGAAGACATTGTAATACGGTTCTATGAAGATTTCTTGGCAGCATACAAACCGCAAATGCGTGAGCGTCGGGGGGTTTACTATACACCAGAGCCTGTGGTGTCTTACATGGTGCGGTCTGTTGACCAGTTGCTTAAAGATAAGTTCAACAAGCCGTTAGGGTTGGCCTCTCCAGAGGTAATGATTCTTGACCCTGCTTGTGGTACAGGGACATTTTTATTATGGATTTGTCAACTAATTTATCAACGCTTTCAAGAATCACCAGAAGCACTTACAGAAGGGTTAACAGACAAGTCTTGGTCTGGTTATGTAAGAGAGCGGTTGTTACCCAGGATATTTGGGTTTGAGTTATTAATGGCTCCTTATGCAATTGCACACTTGAAGTTGGGGCTATTTCTGGAAGAAACAGGATATCAATTTAGCAATGATAAGCGACTTGGTGTTTATTTAAGCAACACACTTGAAGATTCAGCATACAAAGATGTAGAACAATTATCACTACCTGGACTCGGAGATATTCTTGCTAAAGAAGCGTCTGAAGGTGCAAAGCTAAAAAAACAAGAACCTATTATGATTGTAATTGGCAATCCACCGTATTCAGGGCATTCTGCAAATACTAACAAATGGATAAAAGATTTAATTAATACATACAAAGAAAACTGCTCTGAATTATCAAAGCCAGGCCAAGCTAAATGGCTGAGTGATGATTACGTTAAATTTATACGATTTGCTCAATGGCGTATTGATAATACAGGTTATGGAATTTTGGCGATGATTACGAATAACGGATATTTGGATAATCCTACGTTTCGTGGGATGCGTCAGAGCCTGATGAAATCTTTTGATGAAATGTACCTTTTAAATCTTCATGGAAATACTAAGAAAAAAGAATATACTCCTGATGGAGATAAAGATGAAAATGTCTTTGATATTCAACAAGGAGTAGCAATTACCTTGGCTATTAAAAACCGTAAAAATAAAAAAAATACTGTAATTAATAGTCATGATTATTGGGGAAAACGTGAAATCTTTGATGTAAATAAAATAAATAAAACTCTTATTGGTGGCAAGTATTATCGACTTTGGAATGACAATTTTATAAATGAAACCTGGATGAATTTATTTCCAAATTCTCCATTGTTTCTGTTTACGCCACAAAACAATTCTTTCCAATTAGAGTATGATGAAGGATGGAAAATTTCTGACATTTTCAATATAAATGGAGATCCAGCACCTGGAATTGTAACTACACATGATGAGTTTGCTATAGCGTGGAATCAAAATGAAATAATTAAAAAAGTAGAGATGCTTTTAGCAACCAATACTGAAGAACAAGCACGAAATATATTTCGTCTTTGTTCACAAGAACAGTGGCAATACCAACGTGCTAAGAATGAGCTAAAAAATAATTTATGGAGGAAAGAATTAACAAAAATTATTTATAGACCTTTCGATACAAGGTGGACAGTTTTTAATCGTAATGTTGCAGTGCATAGACGTGAACGTGTTATGCGTCATATGCTAGCAGGAGAAAATATTGGATTGAGTACAACTCGTTCAATAGAAATAGGACGTGGGTGGGAACACATTTTTTGTACTGAGAATATTATTCAACACCATACTGTATCTATCAAAGAGGTCAACTATTTATTTCCACTTTATCTATACCCAGATAATAACGAATTTAAAACTTCAGTATTATTAGAAAAACGACGACCTAACCTTTCTCTAGAATTCCTCAAAGCCATCACCTCAAAACTCGGCTACACCCCCACTCCAGAAGCTATCTTCTACTACATTTACTCCATCTTCCACTCACCCACCTACCGCACTCGCTACGCTGAATTCCTCAAAAAAGATTTCCCTCGCGTACCCCTCACGAATGATGATGAACTCTTCTGCCAGCTAGCAGTATACGGCCAACAGCTAGTAGCACTCCACCTAATGAAATCACCAAAATTAGACAACTTAATAACTCAATTTGTGGAAAATGATGGTAAATGCTTAGTCGATGCAGGATATCCTAAATACAACCAAGGTGCGGTCATCATCAACAAAAAAGGTGACAAATTTACTGGTGTTCCTCAACAAGTGTGGAACTTCTACATTGGTGGCTATCAAGTCTGCCAAAAATGGCTCAAAGATCGCAAAGGATGCACCCTCAGCGATGAAGATATCCAGCACTATCAACGAATTGTCGTATCCCTTAAAGAAACTATTGGGATAATTGAAAAGATTGATGAAGTCATTCCTGGTTTTCCTATAACCTAA
- a CDS encoding ParA family protein, with translation MAKSTTAYNLAVGLVKFKKQRVLVIDIDPQGNASAALGIPIWELSFQIRDVLQNKVSLAQAVVTTASKVDVLPSNILLAEEEIPISGRPGRELLLRKAIAPILDKYDFVLIDCPPNIGIFAINALMASDGVIIPVDMSYLGLLGVQGIERALTLVREQLDHPIAIAGVLATRYDRRNNLSKEVLDALTEHFGSKMFKTVIPETVKIREAPSHGQSIFEYDPNGVGAKAYRELVDEVYKWQ, from the coding sequence GTGGCTAAATCAACCACTGCCTATAACTTAGCTGTGGGTCTAGTCAAATTTAAAAAACAGAGGGTGTTGGTTATTGATATCGACCCCCAAGGAAACGCTAGTGCCGCATTGGGTATTCCCATCTGGGAGCTTTCATTTCAAATCAGGGATGTTTTGCAAAACAAAGTTTCGTTAGCGCAGGCCGTGGTAACAACTGCTTCTAAAGTAGATGTACTACCGTCTAACATTTTACTGGCAGAAGAAGAAATTCCAATCTCAGGTCGTCCGGGGAGAGAGTTGTTACTCAGAAAAGCGATCGCCCCAATATTAGATAAGTATGATTTTGTGCTGATAGATTGTCCCCCCAACATCGGGATTTTTGCGATCAACGCACTAATGGCCAGCGATGGGGTAATTATCCCAGTGGATATGAGCTATTTGGGATTGTTGGGAGTTCAGGGAATTGAACGCGCCTTGACTTTGGTGAGAGAGCAACTGGATCATCCCATTGCCATAGCTGGTGTGTTGGCAACTCGGTATGACCGCCGGAACAATCTCAGCAAAGAAGTTTTGGATGCCCTAACTGAGCATTTTGGCTCAAAGATGTTTAAAACTGTGATTCCTGAGACGGTAAAAATCCGAGAAGCACCTTCTCACGGGCAATCTATCTTTGAGTATGACCCAAACGGCGTAGGAGCAAAGGCTTACCGGGAATTAGTTGATGAGGTGTACAAATGGCAGTAA
- a CDS encoding helix-turn-helix domain-containing protein, with protein MNIKKPLAIKQPEAGNLIREMRVLTGLTQEQFAAALGVTFPTVNRWENGRNKPSPIAMKQIEKMLLEMGDTGKELLNKYLNQ; from the coding sequence ATGAATATTAAGAAGCCGTTAGCTATTAAGCAGCCTGAAGCCGGCAATCTTATACGGGAAATGCGCGTATTAACTGGTCTAACTCAAGAACAGTTTGCAGCCGCATTAGGTGTAACATTCCCCACTGTTAATAGGTGGGAAAATGGGCGTAATAAGCCCTCACCTATCGCCATGAAGCAAATCGAAAAAATGCTGTTAGAAATGGGCGACACCGGAAAAGAATTGCTGAATAAATACTTGAATCAATAG